A portion of the Lolium rigidum isolate FL_2022 chromosome 1, APGP_CSIRO_Lrig_0.1, whole genome shotgun sequence genome contains these proteins:
- the LOC124682926 gene encoding HVA22-like protein a gives MGSGSFLKVLAKNFDILAGPLVSLAYPLYASVRAIETKSQVDDQQWLTYWVLYSFITLFELTFAPILEWLPFWPYGKLFFNCWLVLPCFNGAAYVYEHFVRPMFLNRQIVNIWYVPRKDKLSKPDDVLSAAEKYIELNGPEAFEKLISKSSKPSNFRSRRLSVLQEAKADRTGKAERESWGENPFYDKSYRH, from the exons ATGGGGTCCGGATCTTTCCTCAAGGTGCTGGCCAAGAACTTTGACATCCTCGCCGG GCCCCTAGTTTCGCTTGCTTATCCTCT ATATGCCTCTGTGAGAGCAATTGAAACAAAATCTCAAGTAGATGATCAGCAGTGGCTCACTTACTGGGTGTTGTACTCGTTTATCACTTTGTTTGAGCTCACTTTTGCTCCAATACTTGAATG GCTTCCTTTCTGGCCCTATGGAAAGTTGTTCTTCAATTGCTGGCTAGTTCTACCTTGCTTCAATGGTGCTGCTTATGTTTACGAGCATTTTGTGCGGCCAATGTTTCTGAACCGCCAAATAGTCAACATCTGGTACGTCCCAAGAAAGGATAAGTTAAGCAAACCTGATGATGTACTCTCAGCTGCAGAGAAATATATTGAACTAAATGGGCCAGAAGCATTTGAGAAGCTAATTAGCAAG TCTTCAAAGCCTTCAAACTTTaggagcaggaggctgtcggtctTGCAGGAGGCAAAAGCTGATAGAACAGGCAAGGCTGAAAGAGAATCGTGGGGCGAAAATCCATTCTACGATAAGAGTTACCGACACTAA